A window of the Harmonia axyridis chromosome 5, icHarAxyr1.1, whole genome shotgun sequence genome harbors these coding sequences:
- the LOC123679938 gene encoding ribonuclease Oy-like: MGNRSAIFIIVTISLFNVHYNLGESNDNDIFHDESDWDYLMFSQRWAISACIEWEEKAKNNNCKLPVDPDTWLVHGLWPTKSGTNGPNNCNSSIHFDPDQLQPMIDDLNNYWTNIEGNTKVNSFWSHEWNKHGTCASSLPLLNSVYNYFHQGLDLHKEYDILSILSESNIIPNMNNYTIDDFSNAIVKQLHVTPQIQCVVDSKTKDSLISEVRLCFDKSFGLINCTTENLEPSNCSKKRPIKYFKDIPGVMAEASVDGYYIDPQEIISKEEILYEWYILIKLLIRFTL; this comes from the exons ATGGGTAATCGATCAGCTATTTTCATTATTGTTACAATATCATTGTTCAATGTTCATTATAA CCTTGGCGAATCAAACGACAATGATATATTCCACGATGAATCAGATTGGGATTACTTGATGTTCTCTCAAAGGTGGGCTATTTCTGCTTGTATAGAATGGGAAGAAAAAGCTAAAAACAATAATTGCAAACTTCCTGTTGATCCTGATACTTGGTTAGTGCATGGTTTGTGGCCTACAAAATCAGGTACAAACGGACCTAACAATTGCAATTCATCCATTCATTTTGACCCGGATCAATTACAGCCAATGATCGATGATCTGAACAACTATTGGACCAACATTGAGGGTAACACTAAAGTGAACTCATTCTGGTCACATGAATGGAATAAACACGGGACTTGTGCATCTAGTTTGCCATTGTTAAATAGTgtgtataattattttcatcaaggtCTAGACTTGCATAAAGAGTATGATATATTATCTATTCTCTCGGAATCGAATATAATTCcaaatatgaataattatacaATAGATGATTTCAGTAATGCTATAGTGAAACAATTACATGTAACACCTCAAATTCAATGTGTAGTTGATTCTAAAACAAAAGATTCTTTAATTAGTGAGGTAAGACTATGTTTTGATAAATCATTTGGATTGATAAATTGCACTACAGAAAACTTGGAACCAAGTAATTGCAGTAAGAAAAGGCCAATAAAGTATTTCAAAGATATTCCAGGCGTGATGGCAGAAGCCAGTGTTGATGGTTATTATATAGATCCTCAGGAAATTATTTCTAAGGAAGAAATATTATATGAGTGGTACATTCTCATAAAGCTTTTGATTCGCTTCACATTGTAA